In one window of Pristiophorus japonicus isolate sPriJap1 chromosome 9, sPriJap1.hap1, whole genome shotgun sequence DNA:
- the LOC139273981 gene encoding histone H2A type 1-H-like, with amino-acid sequence MSRRGKTSGKARAKSKFRSSWAGLQFPVRRVHRLLRKGNYTEHVGAGVPVHMAAVLEYLTAEILELAGNASRDNKTRIIPRHLQLAIRNDQELNKLLGKLTIAQGGVLSNIQAVLLPKKTTSVSKSKQSGQYII; translated from the coding sequence ATGTCTAGAAGAGGAAAAaccagcggtaaagctcgggccaagtccAAGTTTCGATCCTcctgggccggactgcagttccctgtgcgccgtgttcacaggctcctgcggaaggggaactacacTGAGCATGTGGGTGCCGGAGTCCCGGtccacatggctgctgtgctcgagtatctgaccgctgaaatcctggagctggccggcaacgcgtccCGCGACaacaagacccgcatcatccccagacacctgcagctggccatccgcaacgaccaggagctcaacaagctgttgGGAAagctgaccatcgctcagggcggtgtgctgtctaatatccaggctgtgctgctgcccaagaaaaccaccagtgtgtccaagagcaagCAAAGCGGACAGTATATAATCTAA